The following proteins come from a genomic window of Gossypium raimondii isolate GPD5lz chromosome 5, ASM2569854v1, whole genome shotgun sequence:
- the LOC105766214 gene encoding KH domain-containing protein At2g38610 — translation MSGLYNSNFSPARAASPQIRSTPEVESQYLSELLAEHQKLGPFLQVLPICSRLLNQEIFRVSGMMSNQGFGDFDRLRHRSPSPMASSNLMSNVYGTGLGSWNSLPQERLSGPPGVTMDWQGAPASPSSYTVKRILRLEIPVDTYPTFNFVGRLLGPRGNSLKRVEATTGCRVYIRGKGSIKDPDKEEKLRGRPGYEHLNDPLHILIEADLPANVVDIRLRQAQEIIEELLKPVDESQDFIKRQQLRELAMLNSNFREESPGPSGSVSPFNSSGMKRPKTGY, via the exons ATGTCAGGTCTGTACAATTCCAACTTCTCACCTGCAAGAGCTGCTTCTCCTCAAATTAGAAGCACTCCAGAGGTTGAGAG TCAGTACTTATCAGAGCTGTTGGCAGAGCATCAAAAGCTTGGACCTTTTTTGCAAGTTCTTCCGATATGTAGCCGCCTGCTAAATCAAG AGATATTTCGGGTCTCGGGGATGATGTCTAACCAAGGATTTGGCGACTTTGACCGGTTGAGGCATAGAAGCCCCAGTCCTATGGCTTCTTCAAACCTTATGTCAAATGTCTATGGGACAGGATTAGGCAGCTGGAATAGTCTTCCTCAAGAG AGACTAAGTGGACCTCCTGGAGTGACAATGGACTGGCAAGGTGCTCCAGCAAGCCCAAGTTCATACACTGTGAAGAGGATTTTGCGTCTTGAAATTCCTGTTGATACATATCCAACA ttcaattttgtTGGTCGACTTCTAGGCCCTAGAGGCAATTCATTAAAGCGGGTGGAAGCTACTACTGGCTGTCGTGTATACATTAGAGGCAAAGGATCAATAAAGGATCCGGACAAG GAAGAGAAGCTGAGAGGTCGGCCTGGATATGAGCACCTGAATGATCCTCTCCACATCTTGATTGAGGCTGATTTACCTGCTAATGTTGTTGATATAAGGCTTAGACAGGCGCAGGAAATCATAGAAGAATTACTCAAACCTGTG GATGAGTCGCAAGATTTTATTAAGAGGCAGCAACTACGTGAACTGGCAATGCTAAATTCAAATTTCAGAGAGGAGAGTCCTGGTCCAAGTGGTAGTGTTTCTCCTTTTAATTCCAGTGGAATGAAGCGCCCCAAAACAGGATACTGA